In one window of Mesorhizobium sp. B2-1-1 DNA:
- the cysS gene encoding cysteine--tRNA ligase, producing the protein MSDAPKGLRLYNTLTRAKQDFVPIDALNVRMYVCGPTVYDFAHIGNARPVIVFDVLFRLLRHLYGETHVTYVRNITDVDDKINARALRDFGSEISAGRLSLNEAIRRVTEKTAGQFHKDVATLGCLEPTVEPRATEFVEPRADGKADMITLIQSLIKRGHAYVAAGEVLFDTASMPDYGQLSKRNLDEQQAGARVAVDAHKKNPGDFVLWKLSSPEEPGWQSPWGRGRPGWHIECSAMSAAYLGEVFDIHGGGLDLIFPHHENEIAQSRCAHGTDVMANIWMHNGFLQVEGQKMSKSLGNFYSINELLETETFGGRKWPGEVLKLAMLMTHYREPIDFSVRKLEEAENTLRKWKRAADLAPAVGQLPAEVVQALSDDLATYAAFQVLTQLAGEAVDFGGDGENAAAASLKGALAFLGFDVGAAKVDEAAVAKAIARRLELIAAKNWAEADRIRDELLAQGVQLKDGKDPVTGERVTTWEVKR; encoded by the coding sequence ATGTCTGACGCACCGAAGGGCCTGCGCCTCTACAACACGCTGACGCGCGCGAAGCAGGATTTCGTCCCGATCGACGCGCTGAACGTGCGCATGTATGTCTGCGGTCCGACCGTCTACGACTTCGCCCATATCGGCAATGCCAGGCCCGTAATCGTCTTCGACGTGCTGTTCCGGCTGCTGCGCCATCTCTATGGCGAGACGCACGTCACCTATGTGCGCAACATCACGGATGTCGACGACAAGATCAATGCACGCGCACTGCGCGATTTCGGCAGCGAGATATCAGCCGGCAGACTGTCGCTCAACGAGGCGATAAGGCGGGTGACGGAGAAGACCGCGGGCCAATTCCACAAGGACGTCGCGACGCTCGGCTGCCTGGAGCCAACAGTCGAGCCGCGCGCCACCGAGTTCGTCGAGCCCCGTGCCGACGGCAAGGCAGACATGATCACCTTGATTCAAAGCCTGATCAAACGCGGCCATGCCTATGTTGCCGCAGGCGAAGTGCTGTTCGACACCGCTTCGATGCCCGACTACGGCCAGTTGTCGAAGCGAAATCTCGACGAGCAGCAGGCCGGTGCTCGCGTTGCAGTCGACGCGCACAAGAAGAATCCTGGCGACTTCGTGCTGTGGAAGTTGTCGTCCCCGGAGGAGCCGGGCTGGCAGAGCCCATGGGGCAGGGGCCGGCCGGGCTGGCACATCGAATGCTCGGCCATGTCCGCCGCCTATCTGGGCGAGGTCTTCGATATTCATGGCGGCGGTCTCGACCTGATCTTCCCGCACCACGAGAACGAGATCGCCCAGTCACGCTGCGCGCACGGCACCGATGTGATGGCCAACATCTGGATGCACAACGGCTTCCTGCAGGTCGAAGGGCAGAAGATGTCGAAGAGCCTCGGCAATTTTTACTCGATCAACGAGCTGCTGGAGACCGAAACCTTCGGCGGCCGCAAATGGCCCGGCGAGGTGCTCAAGCTGGCGATGCTGATGACGCATTATCGCGAACCGATCGACTTTTCCGTGCGCAAGCTCGAGGAAGCGGAGAACACGCTGCGCAAGTGGAAACGCGCGGCCGATCTGGCGCCGGCGGTCGGGCAATTGCCGGCCGAGGTCGTGCAGGCGTTGTCGGATGATCTCGCCACCTACGCCGCCTTCCAGGTTTTGACCCAGTTGGCCGGCGAGGCGGTCGACTTCGGCGGCGATGGCGAAAACGCCGCAGCGGCCTCGCTGAAGGGTGCGCTTGCCTTCCTGGGTTTCGATGTGGGGGCGGCCAAGGTCGACGAAGCCGCGGTCGCCAAGGCGATCGCCAGGCGCCTGGAATTGATCGCCGCCAAGAACTGGGCCGAAGCCGACCGCATCCGCGATGAGTTGTTGGCGCAAGGCGTACAACTGAAGGACGGCAAGGACCCGGTCACCGGCGAACGTGTGACGACGTGGGAGGTGAAGCGGTGA
- a CDS encoding VOC family protein, producing the protein MIDHLGIDVADFDASKAFYDKAMAPLGASLLHMVPLEYTGGAKVGGYGRDRPVFWLQEGKEGQKARQHVAFTARSRAEVDAFHAAALAAGGIDNGGPGLRPHYHANYYGAFVFDPDGNNVEAVCHDAE; encoded by the coding sequence ATGATCGACCATCTCGGCATCGACGTTGCTGACTTTGACGCTTCGAAGGCTTTCTATGACAAGGCGATGGCGCCGCTTGGGGCCTCGCTGCTCCATATGGTGCCGCTGGAATACACCGGCGGCGCCAAGGTCGGTGGCTACGGCCGCGATCGGCCGGTGTTCTGGCTCCAGGAAGGCAAGGAGGGGCAAAAGGCCCGCCAGCACGTTGCCTTCACCGCGCGCAGCCGCGCCGAGGTCGACGCCTTCCATGCAGCCGCTCTTGCCGCCGGCGGCATAGACAATGGCGGGCCGGGCCTGCGCCCGCACTATCATGCGAACTACTATGGCGCCTTCGTCTTCGATCCCGACGGTAACAATGTCGAGGCCGTGTGCCATGATGCGGAGTGA
- a CDS encoding GFA family protein translates to MSLDNRPIYTGGCQCGAVRFRVEGALGDASVCHCRMCQKASGNFYLPLVSVRGAKVDWTRGEPKRFRSSNAAWRGFCAECGTPLTFEAPEGMALAIAAFDAPADIAPTIQWGTEAKLPYVDSIPELPGEDTMADMGSAPYLAELVSYQHPDHDTEQWPPEKTS, encoded by the coding sequence ATGAGCCTCGACAACCGGCCGATCTACACCGGCGGCTGCCAGTGCGGCGCCGTGCGCTTTCGCGTCGAGGGCGCACTCGGCGATGCCTCGGTTTGCCATTGCCGCATGTGCCAGAAGGCGAGCGGCAATTTCTACCTTCCGCTGGTCTCGGTGCGCGGCGCCAAGGTGGACTGGACGCGCGGCGAGCCCAAGCGCTTCCGCTCGTCGAACGCTGCCTGGCGTGGGTTCTGCGCCGAATGCGGAACGCCGCTGACTTTCGAGGCGCCGGAGGGCATGGCGTTGGCGATTGCCGCCTTCGACGCTCCGGCTGATATCGCGCCGACCATCCAGTGGGGCACCGAGGCAAAGCTGCCTTACGTGGATTCCATTCCAGAATTGCCGGGCGAGGATACGATGGCGGATATGGGTTCGGCCCCCTATCTGGCAGAGCTTGTCTCCTACCAGCATCCCGACCACGACACCGAGCAATGGCCGCCGGAGAAAACATCATGA
- a CDS encoding endonuclease domain-containing protein, whose product MTDAELKLWNEIRAHRLMGLAFRRQMPIAGYIVDFACPNRKLIVELDGSQHASHEVSASDTARTAKLTALGWTTLRFWNDDVIRDIDNVCQHIVIAAGLAGAEVPEPATEEFVS is encoded by the coding sequence ATGACCGACGCCGAACTGAAGCTTTGGAATGAGATACGCGCACACCGACTCATGGGGCTGGCGTTTCGACGTCAAATGCCAATAGCGGGCTACATCGTCGATTTTGCTTGCCCTAACAGGAAGCTGATCGTTGAGCTGGATGGTTCTCAGCACGCCTCTCATGAGGTCTCGGCGTCTGACACCGCGCGAACAGCCAAGCTCACAGCGCTCGGCTGGACCACCCTGCGCTTCTGGAACGATGACGTGATCCGCGATATCGACAATGTCTGTCAGCATATCGTGATTGCGGCCGGCCTGGCTGGCGCGGAAGTGCCGGAACCAGCAACGGAGGAGTTCGTTTCATGA